The following proteins are co-located in the Hydrogenophaga sp. RAC07 genome:
- a CDS encoding diacylglycerol/lipid kinase family protein, producing MRSGPQRCVLLNPHAQGGRAAALLPRLQAALPPDVVLHAPRDLVDALALLQKLPEGSRVVAVGGDGTLNRWLPALLHRGHELGVVAVGTGNDVARSLGLHGRAPLASLVHALNADPRAMDVGCAEWMDPQGREYRVLFLSSFTAGFDSAVVLRTLSGPRWLSGMPRYAWAALTELAHLQTWRLDVTANGKHMHSGPALFASSLNTPTFGSGMPATPAARTNDGLLNLLLAGEFGRLGALGMLPRLLTGTHLGHSRIRTRAFDSLTVSSDPDLPLAADGEFLGYARQLKLSVLPGALAVVGI from the coding sequence TTGAGATCGGGTCCGCAGCGCTGCGTGCTGCTCAATCCGCACGCCCAGGGCGGGCGGGCAGCGGCCTTGTTGCCACGGTTGCAGGCGGCCTTGCCGCCCGACGTGGTGCTGCACGCGCCGCGCGACCTGGTGGATGCCCTCGCGCTGCTGCAGAAACTGCCCGAGGGCAGCCGGGTGGTGGCGGTGGGCGGCGATGGCACGCTCAACCGCTGGCTGCCTGCCCTGCTGCATCGCGGCCACGAGCTGGGTGTGGTGGCGGTGGGCACCGGCAACGACGTGGCGCGTTCGCTCGGCCTGCACGGGCGCGCCCCACTGGCCTCGCTGGTCCACGCGCTCAACGCCGACCCGCGCGCCATGGACGTGGGCTGCGCCGAGTGGATGGACCCGCAGGGGCGTGAATACCGCGTGCTGTTCCTCTCCAGCTTCACCGCGGGCTTTGACTCGGCGGTGGTGCTGCGCACGCTGAGCGGGCCGCGCTGGCTCAGCGGCATGCCGCGCTATGCGTGGGCCGCGCTGACCGAGCTGGCCCACCTGCAGACCTGGCGGCTCGACGTCACGGCCAACGGCAAACACATGCACAGCGGCCCGGCGCTGTTTGCATCCAGCCTGAACACGCCCACCTTCGGCAGCGGCATGCCCGCCACACCGGCCGCGCGCACCAACGACGGCCTGCTCAACCTGCTGCTGGCCGGGGAGTTTGGCCGGCTGGGCGCGCTGGGCATGTTGCCGCGCCTGCTCACCGGCACGCACCTCGGCCACAGCCGCATCCGCACCCGCGCTTTCGACAGCCTCACCGTGAGCAGCGACCCCGACCTGCCGCTGGCGGCCGACGGTGAGTTCCTTGGCTATGCGCGGCAGCTGAAGTTGAGCGTGTTGCCGGGCGCGCTGGCGGTCGTGGGGATCTAG
- a CDS encoding right-handed parallel beta-helix repeat-containing protein, with protein MNTPISWTCLLLTTLGLSACGGGGSDDTATPRAEPASQASLPAVPQGSLACDSATGRVLNVGPGKALATPSAAAAAARNGDVIRIAAGDYRGDVATWRQNDLTLCGVGGRARLFADGKSAGGKAIWVVSGSNITIDSVEFRNAAVPDHNGAGIRAEHGGWLRIRNSGFFDNENGILTSAGAASLVIEGSEFARNGRGDGYTHNLYVGQIDRLTVSASYFHEAKVGHNLKSRARESVIENSYLMDGTSGTASYLADFPNGGRVVMRGNLLHKGPNAQNPSAISFGAEGLAHATNTLELTHNTVAITRSGGAFVAAYAGTQAVNLKGNLFAGTGNQAVLTGSFASGNAVQTGNVSGLAGNIPGVDNIANPRFWPDVSLQAMLDVGSVLDAGYVRDAPRPYQLRAISGARKAGALQSAP; from the coding sequence ATGAACACACCGATTTCCTGGACCTGTCTTCTGTTGACCACCCTCGGCCTGAGCGCCTGCGGTGGTGGTGGATCGGACGACACCGCCACCCCCCGTGCCGAACCGGCGAGCCAGGCCTCCCTGCCCGCCGTGCCGCAGGGCAGCCTGGCTTGCGACAGCGCCACCGGGCGTGTCTTGAACGTGGGCCCGGGCAAAGCGCTGGCCACCCCCAGCGCCGCCGCGGCCGCGGCCCGGAACGGCGACGTGATCCGCATCGCTGCGGGCGACTACCGCGGCGATGTCGCCACCTGGCGCCAGAACGACCTCACCCTCTGCGGCGTGGGCGGCCGTGCCCGACTCTTTGCCGATGGCAAGAGTGCGGGTGGCAAGGCGATCTGGGTGGTGTCGGGCAGCAACATCACCATCGACAGCGTCGAGTTCCGCAATGCCGCCGTGCCCGACCACAACGGGGCCGGCATCCGCGCCGAACACGGCGGCTGGCTGCGCATCCGCAACAGCGGCTTTTTCGACAACGAGAACGGCATCCTCACCAGCGCCGGCGCAGCGAGCCTGGTCATCGAAGGCTCGGAGTTCGCGCGCAACGGGCGGGGAGACGGCTACACCCACAACCTCTACGTGGGCCAGATCGACCGGCTCACGGTCTCGGCGAGCTATTTCCACGAAGCGAAGGTGGGCCACAACCTCAAGAGCCGTGCGCGCGAGTCGGTCATTGAAAACAGCTACCTGATGGACGGAACCTCCGGCACGGCCAGCTACCTGGCCGACTTCCCCAACGGCGGACGGGTGGTGATGCGGGGCAACCTGCTCCACAAGGGTCCGAATGCGCAGAACCCCAGCGCGATCTCGTTCGGCGCCGAGGGCCTGGCCCACGCCACCAACACGCTGGAGCTCACGCACAACACCGTGGCCATCACGCGCTCGGGTGGCGCCTTCGTGGCCGCCTACGCCGGCACCCAGGCGGTCAACCTCAAGGGCAACCTGTTCGCCGGCACCGGCAACCAGGCGGTGCTCACCGGCAGCTTCGCCAGTGGCAATGCGGTGCAGACCGGCAACGTGAGCGGCCTGGCCGGCAACATCCCGGGCGTGGACAACATCGCCAACCCGCGCTTCTGGCCCGATGTGTCCCTGCAGGCCATGCTGGATGTGGGCAGCGTGCTCGACGCGGGCTACGTGCGCGATGCACCGCGGCCCTACCAGTTGCGCGCGATCTCGGGCGCCCGGAAAGCAGGGGCCTTGCAGTCGGCCCCTTGA
- a CDS encoding antibiotic biosynthesis monooxygenase family protein, translating to MILEHADIRIDPLKSSAFEEAILRGVTTVVAHAKGFKGYKVNRSIETPGRYLLMIYWDTLEDHTVGFRGSDLFPQWRAIVGPFFAQPPVVEHLELVGKS from the coding sequence ATGATTCTCGAACACGCCGACATCCGGATCGATCCCCTCAAGAGCTCGGCGTTTGAGGAGGCCATCCTGCGCGGCGTGACGACCGTCGTTGCGCACGCAAAGGGTTTCAAGGGCTACAAGGTCAACCGCAGCATCGAGACGCCGGGGCGCTACCTGCTGATGATTTACTGGGACACGCTGGAAGACCACACGGTGGGCTTTCGCGGCTCCGACCTGTTCCCCCAGTGGCGCGCCATCGTCGGCCCGTTCTTCGCCCAGCCCCCGGTGGTCGAGCACCTGGAGCTGGTGGGCAAAAGCTGA
- a CDS encoding GMC family oxidoreductase gives MFDYIIVGGGSAGSVLAGRLSEDPALRVALIEAGPPDRSVLIHCPAGLAVIAKFEMNGWGYNTVPQPGLNGRRGYQPRGKVLGGSSSINAMVYARGHASDYDGWAAQGNPGWSYADVLPYFKRAEHNERGADALHGQGGPLNVMDLRSPNPFLASFIEAGQQAGYRHNTDFNGLEQEGVGAYQVTHKNGERFSAAKAYLTPHLQRPNLQVITNALTTRVVMDTDVNPPRAVGVEYRSNGGRGPLQSLRLNAGGEVVLSAGAFGSPQLLMLSGIGPAAHLQEHGISPVLDLPGVGANLHDHVDVVIVVNAPKVKDLFGLTPGGMWKALRGIFEWRRRRSGILTSNFAEAGGFIKSAPEEAIPDLQLHFVVGKLVDHGRKSVLGHGYSCHVCLLRPKSRGSLRLASADPQVAPLIDPAFLQDPDDTARLVRGFEVMRRLLEQPALKRHGGTESATSVLAQSPAQIEQFVRNHADTIYHPVGTCRMGPGPMDVVDARLRVHGVAGLRVVDASVMPTVVGGNTNAPVIMMAEKAVDMMLDDRLQASSFQEQDHDSRTRRHPDRSPQELGV, from the coding sequence ATGTTCGACTACATCATCGTTGGCGGCGGCTCGGCCGGCAGCGTGCTCGCCGGCCGCCTCAGCGAAGACCCCGCCCTTCGCGTCGCGCTCATCGAAGCCGGCCCGCCCGACCGCAGCGTCTTGATCCATTGCCCGGCCGGTCTCGCAGTGATCGCCAAGTTCGAAATGAACGGCTGGGGCTACAACACCGTGCCACAACCCGGTTTGAACGGCCGGCGTGGCTACCAGCCGCGCGGCAAGGTGCTGGGCGGCTCCAGCTCGATCAATGCGATGGTCTACGCGCGCGGCCACGCGAGCGACTACGACGGCTGGGCCGCGCAGGGCAACCCGGGTTGGTCGTACGCCGACGTGTTGCCGTACTTCAAACGCGCCGAGCACAACGAACGCGGTGCCGACGCGCTGCACGGCCAGGGTGGCCCACTCAATGTGATGGACCTGCGCAGCCCCAATCCGTTTCTGGCCTCGTTCATCGAAGCCGGCCAGCAGGCAGGCTACCGGCACAACACCGACTTCAACGGGCTTGAGCAGGAAGGTGTGGGCGCCTACCAGGTCACGCACAAGAACGGCGAGCGCTTCAGCGCCGCCAAGGCCTACCTCACGCCGCACCTGCAGCGGCCCAACCTGCAGGTGATCACGAACGCACTGACCACCCGCGTGGTGATGGACACCGACGTGAACCCACCGCGCGCAGTGGGTGTCGAATACCGGAGCAATGGCGGGCGCGGTCCTTTGCAGAGCCTGCGTTTGAACGCGGGCGGCGAGGTGGTGCTGAGCGCCGGCGCCTTCGGCTCACCCCAGCTGCTCATGCTCTCGGGCATCGGCCCGGCGGCACACCTGCAAGAACACGGCATCTCGCCGGTACTGGACCTGCCCGGCGTGGGCGCGAACCTGCACGACCACGTGGACGTGGTGATCGTGGTCAACGCACCGAAGGTGAAAGACCTGTTCGGCCTCACGCCGGGCGGGATGTGGAAAGCACTGCGAGGCATCTTCGAATGGCGACGCCGGCGCAGTGGCATTCTCACCAGCAACTTCGCCGAGGCCGGCGGCTTCATCAAGAGTGCTCCGGAAGAAGCCATCCCCGACCTGCAACTGCACTTTGTGGTGGGCAAGCTGGTGGACCACGGCCGCAAGTCGGTGCTGGGCCATGGGTATTCGTGCCACGTGTGTCTGCTGCGCCCAAAGAGCCGCGGCAGCCTGCGCCTGGCCAGCGCCGACCCGCAGGTGGCACCGCTCATCGATCCCGCGTTTCTGCAAGACCCCGACGACACCGCGCGCCTGGTGCGTGGCTTCGAGGTGATGCGCCGGCTGCTGGAGCAACCCGCGCTCAAACGCCACGGTGGCACCGAGTCGGCCACCTCGGTGCTGGCACAAAGCCCGGCGCAGATCGAGCAGTTCGTGCGCAACCACGCCGACACCATCTACCACCCGGTGGGCACGTGTCGCATGGGGCCTGGCCCGATGGACGTGGTGGACGCGCGGCTGCGCGTGCACGGTGTGGCGGGTCTGCGGGTGGTGGACGCGTCGGTGATGCCCACGGTGGTGGGCGGCAACACCAATGCCCCCGTGATCATGATGGCCGAGAAGGCGGTCGATATGATGCTGGACGACCGCCTCCAGGCATCTTCATTTCAGGAACAAGACCATGATTCTCGAACACGCCGACATCCGGATCGATCCCCTCAAGAGCTCGGCGTTTGA
- the icmF gene encoding fused isobutyryl-CoA mutase/GTPase IcmF translates to MSNLAAEYQALANYRPTHKVRFVTAASLFDGHDAAINIMRRILQGMGAEVIHLGHNRSVDEVVTAALQEDAQGIAISSYQGGHVEYFKYMVDLLKSRGGEHIQVFGGGGGVIVPSEIRELQDYGVTRIYSPEDGQKMGLAGMIGEMVMRCDRDLSPYAPTSLAAIEGQGEMNWRALAQLITVLENGNADQAIVSALREQAKTKKVPVLGITGTGGAGKSSLTDELIRRLRLDQDDSLRVAVISIDPSRRKSGGALLGDRIRMNAINPWSQGQRVYMRSLATRDFGSEISAALPDVIAACKCAGFDLIVVETSGIGQGDAAIVPHVDLPMYVMTPEFGAASQLEKIDMLDFAAFVAINKFDRKGSLDALRDVSKQVQRNQEAWSTPPDQMPVFGTMAARFNDDGVTALYQALKTKLGELGLPLKDGRLPTVKVRHSTNQTPIVPPARTRYLAEISDTVRGYKKKAIEQARLAREIQQLTASATMLRVEKPERSRAAEAVIDLAQVRELDQDPAARKLLTQWPDMQKAYAGDEYVVKIRDKEIRTALTTRSLSGTTIRKVALPKYEDHGEILKWLMLDNVPGSFPYTAGTFAFKREGEDPTRMFAGEGDAFRTNTRFKLLSAGTPAKRLSTAFDSVTLYGNDPDPRPDIYGKVGNSGVSIATLDDMKVLYGGFDLCHPATSVSMTINGPAPSILAMFMNTAIDQNLEKFEAENGRAPTDTEAAKIREWVLANVRGTVQADILKEDQGQNTCIFSTEFSLKVMGDIAEYFVHHDVRNFYSVSISGYHIAEAGANPISQLAFTLSNGFTFVEAYLARGMHIDDFAPNLSFFFSNGMDPEYTVLGRVARRIWAVALRDRYGANERSQKLKYHVQTSGRSLHAQEIQFNDIRTTLQALIAVYDNCNSLHTNAFDEAITTPTEDSVRRAMAIQLIINREWGLAKNENPNQGAFIIDELTELVEEAVLQEFEKIAERGGVLGAMETGYQRGKIQDESMHYEMLKHTGEYPIVGVNTFRNPHGDVTPDTLELARSTDDEKQSQLKRLAEFHALHANESPAMLQRLKQAVIENGNVFEVLMQAVRVCSLGQITSALFEVGGQYRRNM, encoded by the coding sequence ATGAGCAACCTCGCCGCCGAATACCAGGCCCTGGCCAACTACCGTCCCACGCACAAGGTGCGTTTCGTCACCGCCGCGAGTCTCTTCGACGGGCACGACGCGGCCATCAACATCATGCGGCGCATCCTGCAGGGCATGGGTGCCGAGGTGATCCACCTGGGCCACAACCGCTCGGTGGACGAGGTGGTCACCGCCGCGCTGCAGGAAGACGCGCAGGGCATCGCGATCAGTTCCTACCAGGGCGGCCACGTCGAATATTTCAAGTACATGGTCGACCTGCTCAAGAGCCGGGGCGGCGAACACATCCAGGTGTTCGGTGGCGGCGGCGGCGTGATCGTGCCGAGCGAAATCCGCGAACTGCAGGACTACGGCGTGACGCGCATCTACAGCCCGGAAGACGGCCAGAAGATGGGCCTGGCCGGCATGATCGGCGAGATGGTGATGCGTTGTGACCGCGACCTGAGCCCGTACGCACCCACGTCACTGGCGGCCATTGAAGGCCAGGGCGAAATGAACTGGCGCGCGCTGGCGCAGCTGATCACGGTGCTGGAAAACGGCAACGCCGACCAAGCCATCGTGAGCGCCTTGCGCGAACAGGCCAAGACGAAGAAGGTGCCCGTGCTCGGCATCACCGGCACCGGCGGTGCGGGCAAGTCCTCGCTCACCGACGAACTCATCCGCCGCCTGCGCCTGGACCAGGACGACAGCCTGCGCGTGGCCGTGATCAGCATCGACCCTTCGCGCCGCAAGAGCGGCGGCGCGCTGCTGGGTGACCGCATCCGCATGAACGCCATCAACCCGTGGAGTCAGGGCCAGCGCGTGTACATGCGCAGCCTGGCCACACGCGACTTCGGCAGCGAGATCAGCGCCGCCCTGCCGGACGTGATCGCCGCCTGCAAGTGCGCGGGCTTCGACCTCATCGTGGTCGAGACCTCGGGCATCGGCCAGGGCGATGCGGCCATCGTGCCGCACGTGGACCTGCCCATGTACGTGATGACACCCGAGTTCGGCGCGGCCAGCCAGCTGGAGAAGATCGACATGCTCGACTTCGCCGCGTTCGTGGCCATCAACAAGTTCGACCGCAAGGGCTCGCTCGACGCCCTGCGCGACGTGTCCAAACAAGTGCAGCGCAACCAGGAAGCCTGGAGCACGCCGCCCGACCAGATGCCGGTGTTTGGCACCATGGCCGCGCGCTTCAACGACGACGGCGTGACCGCGCTCTACCAGGCGCTCAAGACGAAGCTGGGTGAACTCGGCCTGCCGCTGAAAGACGGCCGCCTGCCCACGGTGAAGGTGCGTCACAGCACCAACCAGACCCCCATCGTGCCGCCAGCGCGAACGCGTTACCTCGCCGAGATCAGCGACACGGTGCGCGGCTACAAGAAGAAGGCGATCGAGCAGGCGCGGCTGGCGCGCGAGATCCAGCAGCTCACCGCCAGCGCGACCATGCTGCGGGTGGAAAAACCCGAACGTTCACGCGCCGCCGAGGCGGTGATCGATCTGGCGCAGGTGCGTGAACTCGACCAGGACCCGGCCGCCCGCAAGCTGCTGACCCAATGGCCCGACATGCAGAAGGCCTACGCGGGCGACGAGTACGTGGTGAAGATCCGCGACAAGGAAATCCGCACCGCGCTCACCACCAGGAGCCTCTCGGGCACCACCATCCGCAAGGTGGCGCTGCCCAAGTACGAGGACCACGGCGAGATTCTGAAGTGGCTGATGCTGGACAACGTGCCCGGCAGCTTCCCGTACACGGCCGGCACCTTCGCCTTCAAGCGCGAAGGCGAAGACCCCACCCGCATGTTCGCGGGGGAGGGTGACGCCTTTCGCACCAACACGCGCTTCAAGCTGTTGTCGGCCGGCACACCGGCCAAGCGCCTTTCCACCGCGTTCGACTCGGTCACGCTCTACGGCAACGATCCCGACCCGCGCCCCGACATCTACGGCAAGGTGGGCAATTCGGGTGTGAGCATCGCCACGCTGGACGACATGAAGGTACTCTACGGTGGCTTCGATCTCTGCCACCCCGCCACGTCGGTCTCCATGACCATCAACGGCCCGGCGCCCAGCATCCTGGCGATGTTCATGAACACCGCGATCGACCAGAACCTGGAGAAGTTCGAAGCCGAGAACGGCCGCGCGCCCACCGACACCGAAGCCGCCAAGATCCGCGAATGGGTGCTGGCCAACGTGCGCGGCACGGTGCAGGCCGACATCCTGAAGGAAGACCAGGGCCAGAACACCTGCATCTTCTCCACCGAGTTTTCACTCAAGGTGATGGGCGACATCGCCGAGTACTTCGTGCACCACGACGTGCGCAATTTCTACTCGGTGTCGATCTCGGGGTATCACATCGCAGAAGCCGGCGCGAACCCGATCAGCCAGCTCGCGTTCACGCTCTCCAACGGCTTCACCTTCGTGGAGGCGTACTTGGCGCGCGGCATGCACATCGACGACTTCGCGCCCAACCTGAGCTTCTTCTTCAGCAACGGCATGGACCCAGAGTACACAGTGTTGGGCCGCGTGGCCCGGCGCATCTGGGCCGTGGCCCTGCGCGACCGCTATGGCGCCAACGAGCGCAGCCAGAAGCTCAAATACCACGTGCAGACCAGCGGCCGCAGCCTGCACGCGCAGGAGATCCAGTTCAACGACATCCGCACCACGCTGCAGGCGCTGATCGCCGTCTACGACAACTGCAACAGCCTGCACACCAACGCGTTTGATGAAGCCATCACCACGCCGACCGAAGACTCGGTGCGCCGCGCCATGGCGATCCAGCTCATCATCAACCGCGAGTGGGGCCTGGCCAAGAACGAGAACCCCAACCAGGGGGCGTTCATCATCGACGAGCTCACCGAACTGGTGGAAGAGGCCGTGCTGCAGGAGTTCGAAAAGATTGCCGAGCGCGGTGGCGTGCTGGGCGCGATGGAAACCGGCTACCAGCGCGGCAAGATCCAGGACGAGTCCATGCACTACGAGATGCTCAAGCACACGGGTGAGTACCCGATCGTGGGCGTGAACACCTTCCGCAACCCGCACGGCGATGTGACGCCCGACACGCTCGAGCTGGCGCGCTCGACCGACGACGAGAAACAAAGCCAGCTCAAGCGCCTGGCCGAGTTCCACGCGCTCCACGCCAACGAGTCGCCGGCCATGCTGCAACGCCTGAAACAGGCGGTGATCGAGAACGGCAACGTGTTCGAGGTGCTGATGCAGGCGGTGCGCGTGTGCTCGCTCGGCCAGATCACCTCGGCCCTGTTCGAGGTGGGCGGCCAGTACCGCCGCAACATGTGA
- the rocF gene encoding arginase, which produces MQKHISLIGVPTDIGAGTRGASMGPEAMRVANLASVLEGHGLNVIDRGNLSGPPNPWQPPTDGYRHLPEVAAWNETLHHAVHAELALGRLPIVLGGDHCLGLGSISAVARHCRDTGKQLRVLWLDAHADYNTAALTPSGNIHGMPVALLCGHGPALLTGIGGTTPAIDASVVRQIGIRSVDAGEKRLVHEEGLEVFDMRYIDEMGMRHTMEQALAGMDDNTHLHVSFDVDFLDPDIAPGVGTTVPGGPTYREAQLCMEMIADTGRLASMDVMELNPALDVRNRTAELAVDLIESLFGKSTLMRRS; this is translated from the coding sequence ATGCAAAAACACATCAGCCTCATCGGCGTGCCCACCGACATCGGCGCTGGCACGCGCGGCGCCTCCATGGGCCCCGAGGCCATGCGCGTGGCCAACCTCGCCAGCGTGCTCGAGGGCCACGGTCTGAACGTGATCGACCGGGGCAACCTGAGCGGCCCGCCCAACCCCTGGCAGCCGCCCACCGACGGCTACCGCCACCTGCCCGAGGTGGCGGCCTGGAACGAGACCCTGCACCACGCGGTGCATGCCGAACTGGCGCTGGGCCGCCTGCCCATCGTGCTCGGGGGCGACCACTGCCTGGGCCTGGGCTCCATCAGCGCGGTGGCACGCCATTGCCGCGACACCGGCAAACAACTGCGGGTGCTCTGGCTCGACGCCCACGCCGACTACAACACCGCCGCGCTCACGCCCAGCGGCAACATCCACGGCATGCCGGTGGCGCTGCTGTGCGGGCACGGGCCGGCGCTGCTCACCGGCATCGGCGGCACCACGCCGGCCATTGACGCGAGCGTGGTGCGCCAGATCGGCATCCGCAGCGTGGACGCCGGTGAAAAGCGGCTGGTGCACGAAGAAGGGCTGGAGGTGTTCGACATGCGCTACATCGACGAGATGGGCATGCGCCACACCATGGAGCAGGCGCTCGCGGGCATGGACGACAACACCCACCTGCACGTGAGCTTCGACGTGGACTTTCTCGACCCCGACATCGCGCCCGGCGTGGGCACCACCGTGCCCGGCGGCCCCACCTACCGCGAAGCGCAGCTGTGCATGGAAATGATCGCCGACACCGGACGGCTGGCGTCCATGGATGTGATGGAACTCAACCCGGCCCTGGACGTGCGCAACCGCACGGCGGAGCTGGCGGTGGACCTGATCGAAAGCCTGTTCGGCAAGTCCACGCTGATGCGGAGAAGCTGA
- a CDS encoding DUF6352 family protein translates to MPSQASPLWTPCGFDHLTRNPRGWLVPTDDYWRLWLQRPELALVEESCAAEQALHAWLTDAPTRTVAPHELDAFEDDDARANHRLFLGFRDAVIAAGSLEAAYAGFFKAGSVQIPPLFLDLVVQALVCNLLDGVDDAWQWRAAEMLFRRQRVRVQDGRVLSGDSEVLDMLNETGGLGAVGRLLMQSGAAIPEVNIEVLSDDNAARYLQSRAGNGRFNFVLDLTHEIQRELSHGLTLTMNRSQSGLKALAQVLQRWVRHFHGVAVQVQPEARVDDEAWRWHVGLDAESTALLNDLYRGVDVEPERQQRLISLFRLGFDDPQDMQGDVRGKPVYLGLAMNAEGLLKIKPQNLLLNLPLARSI, encoded by the coding sequence ATGCCTTCCCAAGCTTCTCCCCTGTGGACCCCCTGTGGCTTTGACCACCTGACGCGCAACCCGCGTGGCTGGCTTGTGCCGACCGACGACTACTGGCGCCTGTGGCTGCAGCGGCCCGAACTGGCCCTGGTCGAAGAATCGTGTGCCGCCGAGCAGGCCTTGCACGCCTGGCTCACGGACGCGCCCACACGCACGGTGGCTCCACACGAACTCGACGCGTTTGAAGACGACGACGCACGCGCCAACCACCGCCTGTTCCTGGGGTTTCGCGACGCGGTGATCGCGGCCGGTTCGCTGGAAGCGGCCTACGCCGGTTTCTTCAAGGCCGGCTCGGTGCAGATCCCTCCGCTGTTCCTCGACCTCGTGGTGCAGGCCCTGGTGTGCAACCTGCTGGACGGCGTGGACGACGCCTGGCAGTGGCGCGCGGCCGAGATGCTGTTTCGCCGCCAGCGCGTGCGTGTGCAGGACGGGCGCGTGCTCAGCGGCGACAGCGAGGTGCTGGACATGCTGAACGAAACCGGCGGCCTGGGCGCGGTGGGCCGGCTGCTCATGCAGAGCGGCGCGGCCATCCCCGAGGTGAACATCGAGGTGCTGAGCGACGACAACGCCGCGCGCTACCTGCAGAGCCGCGCGGGCAACGGACGCTTCAACTTCGTGCTCGACCTCACCCACGAAATCCAGCGCGAGCTCTCGCACGGCCTCACGCTCACCATGAACCGTTCGCAGTCGGGCCTGAAGGCGCTGGCGCAGGTGCTGCAGCGGTGGGTGCGGCATTTCCACGGCGTGGCGGTGCAGGTGCAGCCCGAGGCACGGGTGGATGACGAAGCCTGGCGCTGGCACGTCGGGCTGGACGCCGAGTCCACCGCCTTGCTCAACGACCTGTACCGGGGCGTTGACGTGGAGCCCGAGCGCCAGCAGCGCCTGATCAGCCTGTTCCGCCTGGGCTTCGACGATCCACAAGACATGCAGGGCGACGTGCGCGGCAAGCCGGTCTACCTGGGCCTGGCCATGAACGCCGAAGGCCTGCTGAAGATCAAGCCGCAGAACCTGCTGCTGAACCTGCCGCTGGCACGATCGATCTAG